A genomic window from Silene latifolia isolate original U9 population chromosome 11, ASM4854445v1, whole genome shotgun sequence includes:
- the LOC141611628 gene encoding tetraketide alpha-pyrone reductase 1 produces MDQKVEYKGKVCVTGASGYLASWIVKRLLLSGYFVIGTVRNPGDDKKLEHLWKFEGAKERLKLVKADLMEEGSFDEAILGCQGVFHTASPVVTVLHDAKTEILEPAVKGTLNVLRSCKRNPSLRRVVLTSSSSAVRIRENIDRYVPLDESVWSSVELCEKFQVWYPLSKIMAERAAWEFCKENSIDLITLLPAFIVGPSLPSNLCSTASDVLGLFKGETSKFEIHGRMGYVHIDDIALCHILVYEREEAHGRYICSSTVIDNNELVAFLASRYPSYPIPERLKDLFIKPYYKLNTTKIESLGFKFKPLEEMFDDTVKALTKQGYL; encoded by the exons ATGGATCAAAAGGTCGAATACAAAGGCAAGGTCTGTGTAACCGGGGCTTCTGGGTATCTGGCTTCTTGGATAGTCAAACGCCTTCTCTTGTCCGGCTATTTTGTCATTGGCACCGTCCGCAATCCAG GAGATGACAAGAAACTGGAGCACCTATGGAAGTTTGAAGGCGCAAAAGAAAGACTGAAATTAGTAAAAGCTGATTTAATGGAAGAAGGAAGTTTTGATGAAGCAATTTTGGGCTGTCAAGGTGTTTTCCACACTGCTTCTCCCGTAGTTACTGTTTTACACGATGCCAAG ACTGAAATACTAGAACCAGCTGTGAAGGGAACATTGAATGTGCTTCGATCATGCAAGAGAAACCCATCTCTAAGACGTGTAGTTCTCACATCGTCTTCATCAGCCGTTCGAATCAGAGAAAATATAGACCGTTATGTTCCTCTTGATGAATCAGTTTGGAGTTCCGTGGAGCTTTGTGAAAAATTCCAG GTATGGTATCCACTGTCGAAAATAATGGCGGAGAGAGCAGCGTGGGAGTTCTGCAAGGAGAATAGCATTGATTTAATCACTCTACTTCCTGCATTTATCGTCGGCCCAAGCCTTCCTTCTAATCTCTGTTCTACCGCCTCCGATGTTCTTGGTTTGTTTAAAG GAGAAACATCGAAGTTTGAGATTCATGGTAGGATGGGATACGTTCACATAGACGACATAGCTCTATGCCACATCTTAGTCTATGAACGTGAAGAAGCCCATGGACGCTACATTTGCAGCTCCACTGTTATAGACAACAATGAATTAGTCGCTTTTCTAGCATCTCGTTACCCATCTTACCCTATTCCTGAAAG GTTGAAGGATCTGTTCATTAAGCCATACTACAAGCTTAACACCACAAAAATAGAGAGTTTAGGGTTCAAATTCAAGCCATTGGAAGAAATGTTCGATGACACTGTGAAGGCGCTCACAAAGCAAGGCTACCTCTAA
- the LOC141611629 gene encoding AP-1 complex subunit sigma-2-like isoform X1: MIQFVILFNRQGKVRLTKWYSPYAQKERSKVLRELSGLIVSRGPKLCNFVDWRGLKVVYRRYASLYFCMCIDQEDNELEVLEMVHHFVEILDRYFGSVCELDLIFNFHKAYYILDEILIAGELQESSKKTVARLIAAQDSLVEAVKEQESSISNIIAQATK, from the exons ATG ATTCAGTTTGTCATTCTATTTAATCGACAAGGAAAAGTGAGATTGACAAAGTGGTACTCTCCTTATGCTCAAAAGGAGAGGAGTAAG GTTCTCCGTGAACTTAGTGGTTTGATTGTTTCTCGGGGACCAAAGCTTTGCAACTTTGTCGACTGGAGAGGATTAAAGGTTGTCTACCGAAG GTATGCGAGTTTATATTTTTGCATGTGCATTGATCAGGAAGACAATGAACTAGAGGTCCTTGAAATGGTCCATCATTTTGTAGAGATTCTAGACCGTTATTTTGGCAGT GTCTGTGAACTGGACTTGATCTTCAACTTTCACAAG GCATACTATATACTTGATGAAATTCTAATTGCTGGTGAGCTGCAAGAGTCAAGCAAGAAAACTGTTGCTCGGCTGATTGCTGCACAG GATTCACTGGTCGAGGCTGTGAAAGAGCAAGAGAGCTCAATCAGTAATATAATTGCACAGGCTACAAAATAA
- the LOC141611629 gene encoding AP-1 complex subunit sigma-2-like isoform X2: MLKRRGVSGLIVSRGPKLCNFVDWRGLKVVYRRYASLYFCMCIDQEDNELEVLEMVHHFVEILDRYFGSVCELDLIFNFHKAYYILDEILIAGELQESSKKTVARLIAAQDSLVEAVKEQESSISNIIAQATK, translated from the exons ATGCTCAAAAGGAGAGGAGTAAG TGGTTTGATTGTTTCTCGGGGACCAAAGCTTTGCAACTTTGTCGACTGGAGAGGATTAAAGGTTGTCTACCGAAG GTATGCGAGTTTATATTTTTGCATGTGCATTGATCAGGAAGACAATGAACTAGAGGTCCTTGAAATGGTCCATCATTTTGTAGAGATTCTAGACCGTTATTTTGGCAGT GTCTGTGAACTGGACTTGATCTTCAACTTTCACAAG GCATACTATATACTTGATGAAATTCTAATTGCTGGTGAGCTGCAAGAGTCAAGCAAGAAAACTGTTGCTCGGCTGATTGCTGCACAG GATTCACTGGTCGAGGCTGTGAAAGAGCAAGAGAGCTCAATCAGTAATATAATTGCACAGGCTACAAAATAA